Within Massilia litorea, the genomic segment CACGACCTTGGCCATCTCATCGATCTTGGCCTGGTCGAGGATGATGAAGCCGCCCTTGAAGCCCAGTTCGCGGGCCTGCTTGGCCACCAGCGCGGTCGGCTCCGAGGCGCCGCCGATGAACATGACGTCCGGCTTGGCCTGCACCGCACGGCTCACGCCGCTGTAGAAATCGGTCGCCTTGTTGTAGGACATCGGGTTTTCCGCGACGATCTTGCCGCCGGCGCCTTCCCAGACCGGCTTGAAGGCCGCTGCCCAGGCCTTGGCGTAATCGTGGTCGGCTTGCAGCATGGCCACGTTCTTGCCGTGCTTGGCCATCATGGCCTTGGTGAAGGGAGCGATGTAGCCGGTGAAATCGGGCGGGATGCGGATCGTCAGCTTGTTGCCGCGCTCGGTCACCTGGGGCAGGCTGGTGTACGCCAGCAGCAGCGTGTTTGCCTTTTCGTTGAAAGCCTGGACCGCGAACACGCCGCCCGAGTGCGGCACCAGCACGGCGGCCGTCTTGTGCTGCTGTACCAGGCGCTGGACGTTGATGGCGGTCTCGGCCGGGTTGTACTTGTCGTCGAGCGGGACGATCTCGACCTTGTAGTTCTTGCCGCCGATGGTGAGCGGCTTGGCATTGATTTCGGCGGCGGCCATTTCCATGCCGCTCAGGACGTTCTTGCCGTACAGCGCAGCGCCGCCGGAGAGCGGTCCGGAGTAGCCGATCTTGATGACTTCCTGCGCCTGGGCGCCGCCGGCGGCGAAGGCGAGGGTGGCTGCAGCGGCTGCCAGCAGGGTGCGGCGGGTGAACTTGGCTTGCACTTTCATGTGTGTGTCTCCTGAGAGTTGCTTGTTGTGGGTGCTACGCTTTACTTCTTCATCCCGGGATCTACGCCCCGATATACGCTTTGCGCACTTGCGCGTTGTTCAGCAATTCCTCGCGGCCGCCTTCCATCACGATGTGGCCCTGTTCGATCACATAGGCGCGGCTGGCGATGTTGAGCGCCGCGTACGCGTTCTGCTCGGCCAGCAGCACCGTCGTGCCGGCCTTGTTGATGCGCGCGATCACCTCGAACATCTGTTTCACCACCAGCGGCGCCAGGCCGAGCGAGGGTTCGTCCAGCAGCAGCGCCTTCGGGCGGCCCATCAGCGCGCGGCCGATCGCCACCATCTGCTGCTGGCCGCCGGACAGCGAGCCGGCCGCCTGCTCCTTCTTCTCATGCAGGATCGGGAACAGCTCGAACACTTCGTCCAGGGTCTTTTGCGTACCCTTGCTGTCGCGCCGGTGCACGTAGGCGCCCAGCGTCAGGTTCTTCAGCACCGACATGCCCGGGAACAGCTTGCGGCCTTCCGGGCAGTGCACCAGGCCGTCGGCCACGATCTGCGAAGGCTTGCGCCCGACCAGCTCGTGGTTGCCGAAGCGGATGCTGCCCGCGTCGGCGCGCTGCAGCCCGCTCATGGTGAGGAAAATCGAGCTCTTGCCGGCGCCGTTCGAACCGAGCAGCACCACCAGTTCGCCTTCTTCGGCGTGGATGGAGACGTCGTGCAGCGCGCGGAAGCTGCCGTAGGAGAGGGAGACCTTGTCAAGCCGCAGCATGTTCGCTCCCCAGGTAGGCTTCGATCACGACCGGGTTGGCGCGGATCTCGGCGGGCGTGCCCTCGGCGATCTTTTCGCCGTAATTGAGCACCAGGATCTTGTCGGCGAGGTTCATGATCATGTCCATCTTGTGTTCGATCAGGCAGACGGTCAGGCCGCTGTCGGCCATCTTGCGGATCAGCGCCGCAAGGCCCACGGTTTCCTCGGGATTCACGCCGCCGGCCGGTTCGTCCAGCAGCAGCAGGGTCGGATCGGTCGACAGGGCCAGTGCAAAGGCGACGCGCTTCCTTTCTTCCTGCGAGATGTCGCCCGCGATGCGGTTCTCGACATGGCCAAGCCCCACGAAATCCAGCGCCTGGCGTGCCTTCTCGCGGCAGATCCGTTCCTCGTCCTTCAGGCGTTTCGTCCCCAGCACGACGTCGAGCAGCGAGGATTTCGTCCGCAGGCGGTGGCCGACGATCAGGTTGTCGAGGACGGTGGCCGTGTCGAACAGGGTCGTGCTCTGGAAGGTGCGCGCCATGCCCAGGCGTGCCACCTGGTCGGCGCGCAGGCCGGTCACGTCGCGGCCGTCGAAGACCACCTTGCCCGAGGTGGGCGCGATCGCTCCGCTGACCAGGTTGAAGAAGGTGGTCTTGCCGGCGCCGTTCGGGCCGATGATGGCGTTGATCGTCCCGCGCGCGAAGCTGACGCTGACGTCGTTCACGGCCGCCAGGCCGCCGAAGCGCTTGGTGAGCGAATCGATTTCAAGCATGGGTCGCTCCTTTCGCGGTGGAGATCGAAGACAGGTCGCGTGGTGCGGACGAGGCCGCGGCTTGGGCCGCCAGCGCTTCCTTCCTGCGCTTGCGGTTCATCCAGGTGCCGACGATCCCGTAGGGCAGGAAGATCACGAGGATCACCAGCAGCGGGCCGAAGACGACGAAGCGGTAGTCCTGCAGCACCTGCAGGTACTGGGTCAGCCAGGGCACGCCGATCGCGCCCAGCAGGGGCCCGAGCAGGGTGCCGATGCCGCCGACCAGCATGTACATCGTCATGTCGAAGGTATGCTCGACGCTGGCCACGCCAGGGCCGATGAAGCGCACGAAACCGGCATACAGGCCGCCCGCCAGGCCGGCGAAGAAGACGGACAGCATGAAGGCGAGCAGCTTGTTGCGCATCAGGTTGATGCCGAGCGCCTGGGCCAGGTCGTCGCCGTTGCGGATCGCCATGAAGGTGCGGCCCAGCAGCGAGCGCACGATGCGGTGCATGATCCACAGGCTCGCGACCAGGAACAGCAGCACCAGGTAGTACTGCGGACGCGGCTCGGTGAAATCGATGCTGCCGATGCTCGGTGGCGCCGGGATGCCGATGATGCCGACCGTGCCGTGGGTCAGGCTTTCCCATTTCTCGATCAGCAGGTACATGATGTAGCCGACGCAGAGGGTAAAAATCGAGAAGAAGTGGGTCTTCAGGCGCAGCGACACCAGGCCCACGAAGAAGCCGAGGGCAGCGGCGACCACGCCCGCGAGCAGGAAGGCGATCCAGAACGGCACCTGGTGGTCGACCGTCAGGATGCCGACCGTGTAGGCGCCGACCGCCATGAAGCCGCTGTGGGCGAGGTTGTACTGGCCGGTGTAGCCCGTGATCAGGTTCAGGCCGATGGTGGCGATCGCGTAGATATAGGCGGTCGACATCACGGTCAGGTGGTAGTCGTTCCCGGCCAGGAAGGGGAAGGCCAGGGCGAGCGCCAGCAGCAGGAGCCAGCCGGTGGTTGAATTAAAGAGCTTCATCAGTGCGCCCCTTTCGCGAACAGGCCCTGCGGACGCACCGACAGGATCAGCACCAGTAAAGCGAAGGCGATGATGTCCTTGTAGTCGGTCGAGATGTAGAAGGCGCCGAAGGCTTCCGCGAAGCCGATGATCAGGCCGCCGACGATGGCGCCCGGCACACTGCCCATCCCGCCCAGCACGATGATGACGAAGGCCTTGGTGATGACCAGGTTGCCCATCGAGGTATAGACCAGGTTGATCGGCGCGTACAGCACGGCGGCCATCCCGGCCAGGGCGCCGGCGATCGCAAAGGTCAGCATCGCGACGCGGTTGGCGTCGATGCCGACCAGGGCCGCGCCTTCGCGGTTCTGGGCCATGGCGACGATCGTCGCGCCGGTGATGGTCTTTTTCAGGAACAGCTGCAGGAGCGCCACCAGCAGGAAGGCTGCGCCGATGATCAGGAGGCGCTGCGCCGGCAAGGTGAGGCCGCCGAATTCGAGCAGCTGGGTGTAGGGCGTCTCCATGCGGTGGAAGTCCGCGCCCCAGATCGCCTGCGCACCCGCTTCCAGGAACAGCAGGATGCCGATCGACGCAATCATGTGGTGCAGGTAGGGCGCCTTGCGCAGCGGGTGGAACACCAAACGCTCGGACAGCACCGAGATCAGCGCAACCACGACGGCGGCGCCCAGCATGCCCCACCAGTAGTTGAGGCCGAGTTTCGTCATGATGAAGAAGGCCGAATAGGCGCCCGCCATGTAGAAGGCGCCATGGGCAAAGTTCGGCACGTGCAGGATGCCATAGACGAGCGTGAGCCCGAGTGCGACCAGGCTGTAGACCCCTCCAAGGGTCAGCCCGTTGAGGACTTGTTGCAGGAAAAGCTCCAAAATCGTGTCTCCGTTATTGGTGTGATCGTGTTGATTTGGATGCTGCCGGCGCGGGACGTGTTACTGCATGGGCGCACCTCGCGGCGTGGAGCGGGCCGCTGCCGGCCGGAAGGGGGAGAGGGAAACGAGGATGGCGCGGCGGGCAGGACCGCTTGCGGCCTGCGCTGCCTTCGTATTCGCCAGCACATGGTCTGTAATCATGCGACTCCTCGAAGTGGGCGCGCTTATGCGTACCCGATGAACCCAGCGATTTTAGTTTTACTCTGCGAAACTGCAGGGTGTAAAATGGAACAAAAAAAGGATACGATACTTTCAGATGAGTAGCAACGTTTTGTTCGCGAACCGAATTTGCTGCCCAGTTCCTTGCCCGTGAGCGGCGCGCGGGGCCTGGAGGGACGGGTGATCATGGGTATGCCGCATCGAACAAAACTGCCCGCTCAGTGTGCCATGCCTCGCGCATCCCGCAAAGGCTCTTTTGCGGCGGCGGTCCGCCTCGTATTCCCAACGTCCAGACTGGGGTCCAACCATGCAGCTTAGCGACACGAACACCACCGGCCCGGGTCACGATTCCGGCGAGCTCATCGAGGGCGCGCGCAAGGGCGAGGAACGTTATTTCATCACGGCGCTGGCGCGCGGACTCGAGGTGCTGGCCTGCTTCCGCTCGGCCGACAAGGGACTGACGAACCAGCAGATTGCAGAACGCTGCGGCCTGCCGAAATCGACGGTCACCCGTTTCACCTACACGCTCACGCGCCTCGGCTACCTGGTGCAGGACACCAGCGGCCGCTACGTGCTCGGCACGGCGACGCTGGGCCTGGGCAGCGCGATGCTGGCGCGGCTCGACATCCGCCAGCTCGCCCGTCCGATGATGCAGGAACTGGCCGAGTTCTCCGGCACCACGGTCTCGATCGCGGTGCGCGACCGGCTGTCGATGATCTACATCGAGGTCTGCCGCAGCACGGCGGCCCTGGCCCTCGCGCTGCAGGTGGGCTCGCGCATGCCGCTCGCGGTCTCGGCCATCGGGCGCGCCTACCTGGTGAAAGCGAGCGAGCAGGAACGCAAGGAAATCCTGGCGCGCTACCAGGAGCTCGACGAGATGGCCTACGAAGCGGTGCTCGAGGCGATCGCGCGCGGCCAGCGTGACTATGCGCAGTACGGCTGCACCACCTCGTTCGGCGAGTGGCAGAAGGACGTCAACGGCATCGCCGTCGGCTTTTATCCGATCGGCGGCAACCAGCTCATGTCGATCAACTGCGGCGGACCATCCTCGAGCGTGTCGAAGGAGTTCCTGCTCGAGGAAGTGCGGCCGCGCCTGATCGAGATCGCGGCGCGGCTGGAGTCCTAGGGTGGGCTCCGCCCACGCGGTGATATGCGACCGCGAGATGGTCGAGCACGAAATCTGAACCAGTCACAATCTGACGCACGAGCGGGACGACCGAAGCTCCCGCGCAGCGGCTGTTCGCGTCAGGATGGACGCCATGAGCGTGTGAACAGATTTTCATGGCTGCCTTGCATCGGCTACGGAAATTGCACGGCTTGGCAGCCGCGTTTGGACCGCTATGGGCAAGGAGGTCGAGATGCTGACGTTTCGCGTTGACGTATTCGCATGGATACCACAGGCCGATGTTCCGAATCCAATCCACTCATTGCCGGGAGGCGTTGCGCGCTGGGGCCCGGGAGCATGCGGCCCACGCTTCGGCGGCGACGGCTTCGTCACGCCGCCGGCCACCCATGCCGGCTGGACCAGGCCCAGCTACAGGGCGAAACAGACGCTGGCGTTCAAGATACAGCGCTTCGGCGCCAGGCCCGACGCGGATGCCGGCACCGCCGTGGTGCCGGGATTGACGACCGTGTTGACCGGTCCCCGGTCCGCGGGTGGACGCGTCTGCACGTCGCTCACGCCAACCGTGACCAGATCGCAGGCGAGCGCCAGGTGGATGGACAGCGACGAGTGGTATGAAATGCGCCTGCAGGGAGCGGCGCACGACCCGATACCGGAGGCCGCCCTGAAGTTTTTTTCCGGCGGTGCCGGTTCCACAGTCGGCTCCGCGCTGACGCCGGACCTGGAATGGGACCTGACGATCCGCATCCAGCTCGACAAGGAAATCAGGTCGCGCCTGACGAAATTGCGTTACGGCGTGGCCGATGTCATGAACCTCGACGTATCCGAACAATTGACTGCTCCCCAGAACTTTGGCGGAACAGCCAATCTGGTGCATGGGCTGGCGTATGTCCGCCGCTTTCCGAGCTATGTCGTGTACGTGTCGGTGTCCGGCGACGGCAGGGCGCCGGCCTGCCTTCCGGTTTATTTCGCCGATGCCAGTCGCCGCAGCCTGGGTGAAATCATCGTCGGCCAAAGCGACCTGATTCGGCAGCTGGCGTGGTGAAGCCGGGGCAGCTGCTCAATACCCCGCGTCCAGCTGCGCCGCCGTCAAGGCCTTCATCACCGCAAACACGCCGCTCGCGCGCAGGATGCGCTTGTCCTTCACCATCAGTTCGCAGTCGGCAAAGGCCACGCGCGAGCCGATGCGGCCGATGTGGATGTGCGCCTCGACCCAGTCGCCGGGACGGGCGGCGTCGATGAAGTCCGTGCTCAGGTTGACGGTGACGAAGGAGTGCCTGTGGTCGCAGGAGAGCGTCAGCCCCAGGCCCAGGGCCGAATCGGCCAGGCTGGCGAGCATGCCGCCGTGGACGATGCCGCGCATGTTGGTGTGCTGGTCGGCCATGCGCATCGCGATCGTGATCTTGCCGGCTTCGCGCCGGCAGTACAGGTAGCCCAGGCCGGCCATGTAGGGGCCGCCGCGCTTGAGGCGTTCGAAGCCTGCGGGCACGTCGGCGATATCGGTGTGTTCTCGTGTCATGTGAAACAGTATCTACTCAAATGAACACGGCGGCCAGTGGCCGCCGTGTTGCTTCAGCTTAGCTTGTCAAGACAAGCCGCGGCATCAGAACATGTGCATCACGCCGACGACGAAGCGGTTCGCGCTGTCGCTGCCGACGCTCACGATACCCTGGGCCAGGTTGATGTTGCCGGCGGCGATGCCGGCCGCGGTGCCCGACGCCGCCTCGACCACCAGGTCGGTATTGGCGCGGGTGTAGGCGGCGTACACGGTGCTGCGCTTGCTCAGGGCATAGCGGGCGATCGCATGGTACTGCTGCGAGTCGTCACGGCGTGGGCCGGTGAGCTTGGTGTTGTAGAAGGCGCCGGTCAGCGTCAGGGCTGGAGCGACAGGGAAGTCGACGCCGACGCCGGCGACGGCGATCTTGCGGTTGTTGCTGTCGACTTCGTTGGTGATGTAGGTCGCCTTGATCACGGCCACCGGCAGCGTGTACTTGGCGCCGATGCCCCAGGAGGTCAGCAGGTCGGTGTTGACGCTGTTCTTCATGCGCGCATAAGCGCCGGCGGCGCCGAACGGGCCCGCATTGTAGAAGACCGACGCGCCCTGGTAGGAGCCGCGCTGGATGCCGCCGGCCTGTTCGCCGAAGGCGCGCATCAGCGCGAAGCCGGCGCCGCCCATGGTCGGCGAGACGTACTTGATGGAGTTCGACTGGCGCAGGGCGCTGTTGCCTGGGCCGTTGGCGCCGAAGCCGCCGTAGACGGCGCCGTTGTTCATGGCGCCGTACAGCACGTTCGGGCTGGTGGCGGCGAAGGCCAGGCCCATCGGGTCGGCCAGGCCGACCGAGCCGATACCCAGGATGTTCTGGC encodes:
- a CDS encoding ABC transporter substrate-binding protein, which encodes MKVQAKFTRRTLLAAAAATLAFAAGGAQAQEVIKIGYSGPLSGGAALYGKNVLSGMEMAAAEINAKPLTIGGKNYKVEIVPLDDKYNPAETAINVQRLVQQHKTAAVLVPHSGGVFAVQAFNEKANTLLLAYTSLPQVTERGNKLTIRIPPDFTGYIAPFTKAMMAKHGKNVAMLQADHDYAKAWAAAFKPVWEGAGGKIVAENPMSYNKATDFYSGVSRAVQAKPDVMFIGGASEPTALVAKQARELGFKGGFIILDQAKIDEMAKVVGGLAPLEGSIGVMPLANDDRPEAVAFTQRYRKLNPGKDPSTEISLNYSTVHATVAAMKLAGTTTDATAIRAQMQKAFTTLPPEYNPNDIDGLDSKGGTIANTILGTVEGGKIKGQFLRALNAGK
- a CDS encoding PaaI family thioesterase, which translates into the protein MTREHTDIADVPAGFERLKRGGPYMAGLGYLYCRREAGKITIAMRMADQHTNMRGIVHGGMLASLADSALGLGLTLSCDHRHSFVTVNLSTDFIDAARPGDWVEAHIHIGRIGSRVAFADCELMVKDKRILRASGVFAVMKALTAAQLDAGY
- a CDS encoding branched-chain amino acid ABC transporter permease, with amino-acid sequence MKLFNSTTGWLLLLALALAFPFLAGNDYHLTVMSTAYIYAIATIGLNLITGYTGQYNLAHSGFMAVGAYTVGILTVDHQVPFWIAFLLAGVVAAALGFFVGLVSLRLKTHFFSIFTLCVGYIMYLLIEKWESLTHGTVGIIGIPAPPSIGSIDFTEPRPQYYLVLLFLVASLWIMHRIVRSLLGRTFMAIRNGDDLAQALGINLMRNKLLAFMLSVFFAGLAGGLYAGFVRFIGPGVASVEHTFDMTMYMLVGGIGTLLGPLLGAIGVPWLTQYLQVLQDYRFVVFGPLLVILVIFLPYGIVGTWMNRKRRKEALAAQAAASSAPRDLSSISTAKGATHA
- a CDS encoding ABC transporter ATP-binding protein; the encoded protein is MLRLDKVSLSYGSFRALHDVSIHAEEGELVVLLGSNGAGKSSIFLTMSGLQRADAGSIRFGNHELVGRKPSQIVADGLVHCPEGRKLFPGMSVLKNLTLGAYVHRRDSKGTQKTLDEVFELFPILHEKKEQAAGSLSGGQQQMVAIGRALMGRPKALLLDEPSLGLAPLVVKQMFEVIARINKAGTTVLLAEQNAYAALNIASRAYVIEQGHIVMEGGREELLNNAQVRKAYIGA
- a CDS encoding porin; this translates as MKKTILAMAVLAACMSTASAQTSVTIYGIVDAGLAHVDNNNGSANDRTTVDAGLMQTSRWGFKGVEDLGGGMKARFALEGTLLNDVGGAGVNTGTPGGTANSTALFDREATVGVSSAFGSIDIGRQNILGIGSVGLADPMGLAFAATSPNVLYGAMNNGAVYGGFGANGPGNSALRQSNSIKYVSPTMGGAGFALMRAFGEQAGGIQRGSYQGASVFYNAGPFGAAGAYARMKNSVNTDLLTSWGIGAKYTLPVAVIKATYITNEVDSNNRKIAVAGVGVDFPVAPALTLTGAFYNTKLTGPRRDDSQQYHAIARYALSKRSTVYAAYTRANTDLVVEAASGTAAGIAAGNINLAQGIVSVGSDSANRFVVGVMHMF
- a CDS encoding ABC transporter ATP-binding protein, producing the protein MLEIDSLTKRFGGLAAVNDVSVSFARGTINAIIGPNGAGKTTFFNLVSGAIAPTSGKVVFDGRDVTGLRADQVARLGMARTFQSTTLFDTATVLDNLIVGHRLRTKSSLLDVVLGTKRLKDEERICREKARQALDFVGLGHVENRIAGDISQEERKRVAFALALSTDPTLLLLDEPAGGVNPEETVGLAALIRKMADSGLTVCLIEHKMDMIMNLADKILVLNYGEKIAEGTPAEIRANPVVIEAYLGSEHAAA
- a CDS encoding branched-chain amino acid ABC transporter permease yields the protein MELFLQQVLNGLTLGGVYSLVALGLTLVYGILHVPNFAHGAFYMAGAYSAFFIMTKLGLNYWWGMLGAAVVVALISVLSERLVFHPLRKAPYLHHMIASIGILLFLEAGAQAIWGADFHRMETPYTQLLEFGGLTLPAQRLLIIGAAFLLVALLQLFLKKTITGATIVAMAQNREGAALVGIDANRVAMLTFAIAGALAGMAAVLYAPINLVYTSMGNLVITKAFVIIVLGGMGSVPGAIVGGLIIGFAEAFGAFYISTDYKDIIAFALLVLILSVRPQGLFAKGAH
- a CDS encoding IclR family transcriptional regulator, which encodes MQLSDTNTTGPGHDSGELIEGARKGEERYFITALARGLEVLACFRSADKGLTNQQIAERCGLPKSTVTRFTYTLTRLGYLVQDTSGRYVLGTATLGLGSAMLARLDIRQLARPMMQELAEFSGTTVSIAVRDRLSMIYIEVCRSTAALALALQVGSRMPLAVSAIGRAYLVKASEQERKEILARYQELDEMAYEAVLEAIARGQRDYAQYGCTTSFGEWQKDVNGIAVGFYPIGGNQLMSINCGGPSSSVSKEFLLEEVRPRLIEIAARLES